From a single Lolium rigidum isolate FL_2022 chromosome 7, APGP_CSIRO_Lrig_0.1, whole genome shotgun sequence genomic region:
- the LOC124679123 gene encoding uncharacterized protein LOC124679123: protein MPSLPSPFAAGDCPADKFDPDYLYFLRHLRPDGDSYILELPPGGASPASVIKYESPIANSDGECVSDPSPGRGSTNRRTEQRDSSVDAPPSWLDSLVDIDEDYRVFLQHTRVVNNRLRLEIGGVVVDYEPDPDAAQSGGSSGIEEQSEKEAAVDSSREQGKGIDSDEPVVIVPERNVCDWRADPAPGQRVEGQRAAGHHDAEPRAASSHRSQGVIWPPHINLRPDSYFKRRLMDALQKPFSRKEYLHLFDMASIRTPLVKLRQVRNDEKFYPTDDRGKSYFDHYPDLVEQVINTNYSNGLALMRGFFFWLQNSAHEDQFSPWVDDLKEVIPLMD from the exons ATGCCATCCCTCCCCTCCCCTTTCGCCGCCGGCGACTGCCCCGCCGATAAATTCGACCCCGACTACCTCTACTTCCTCCGCCACCTTCGCCCCGACGGCGACTCCTACATCCTCGAGCTCCCGCCCGGCGGCGCCTCCCCTGCCTCCGTCATCAAGTACGAGTCGCCCATCGCCAACTCCGACGGCGAATGCGTCTCCGACCCGTCCCCGGGCCGCGGGAGCACCAACCGCCGGACAGAACAGAGGGACTCGTCGGTCGACGCGCCCCCCTCGTGGCTCGATTCCCTCGTCGACATCGACGAGGATTACCGCGTTTTCCTGCAGCACACGCGCGTGGTGAACAACCGCCTGAGGCTCGAGATCGGCGGCGTCGTCGTGGACTACGAGCCGGACCCTGACGCGGCGCAATCTGGAGGCAGCAGCGGGATCGAGGAGCAATCGGAGAAAGAGGCGGCCGTTGATTCCTCTAGGGAACAGGGGAAGGGGATAGATTCAGACGAGCCGGTGGTGATTGTTCCGGAGCGGAACGTGTGCGATTGGCGTGCGGATCCAGCGCCTGGGCAAAGGGTGGAGGGTCAGCGAGCTGCAGGACACCACGATGCTGAGCCTCGAGCTGCTTCG TCGCATAGATCACAAGGTGTTATATGGCCTCCACATATCAACCTGAGGCCAGATTCATACTTCAAGCGAAGATTGATGGATGCTCTTCAGAAGCCATTTAGCCGGAAAGAGTACCTTCACCTGTTTGATATGGCTTCTATCCGTACTCCTTTAGTCAAGTTGCGACAGGTTCGCAATGATGAAAAATTCTACCCTACTGACGACAGGGGCAAGTCATACTTTGACCATTACCCAG ATCTTGTTGAACAAGTTATAAACACTAACTATTCCAATGGTTTAGCTCTGATGCGGGGGTTTTTCTTCTGGTTGCAG